A single window of Candidatus Binatia bacterium DNA harbors:
- a CDS encoding metallophosphoesterase family protein, with amino-acid sequence MAAKIWFTSDTHFGHANIIEYCRRPFPDVDAMDAEMIRRWNDVVAKDDTVYHLGDFAMGDKKRWAAYLAALNGRKLICVGNHDLDAASMVESVGFDDAFDDRIIEVEGRRIWLNHFPIENPEESRGFERPKAPGEFDVALCGHVHNRWIERAGCINVGVDVWDFIPVGLDELPFTGPGRGT; translated from the coding sequence GTGGCGGCGAAGATCTGGTTCACGAGCGATACGCACTTCGGGCACGCGAACATCATCGAGTATTGCCGCCGGCCCTTTCCTGACGTCGATGCGATGGATGCCGAGATGATCCGCCGTTGGAACGACGTGGTGGCGAAAGACGATACCGTCTATCACCTCGGCGACTTCGCGATGGGCGATAAGAAACGCTGGGCTGCCTACCTCGCCGCTCTGAACGGCCGCAAGCTGATCTGCGTTGGCAATCACGATCTCGACGCCGCCTCTATGGTCGAAAGCGTGGGGTTCGACGATGCGTTCGACGATCGAATAATTGAAGTTGAGGGCAGGCGCATCTGGCTCAACCACTTCCCGATCGAAAATCCCGAAGAATCACGCGGCTTCGAGCGCCCGAAAGCGCCGGGCGAGTTCGACGTCGCGCTCTGCGGTCACGTGCACAATCGCTGGATCGAACGCGCCGGCTGCATCAACGTCGGCGTCGACGTTTGGGATTTCATCCCGGTCGGTTTGGACGAACTTCCTTTTACGGGGCCAGGCCGCGGAACGTAA
- a CDS encoding tRNA (adenosine(37)-N6)-threonylcarbamoyltransferase complex transferase subunit TsaD — LDALAQRGDPQAYAFPRHRPAGDSLDLSFSGLKTSVRYFLESDAGRDARAEDVAASFQAAVVDVLMARLRAAFERASYNAVSLSGGVAANSALQAAFTEWSRTNGVPAYVPPPKYCTDNAAMIAAAAYYQGEAALADPLTLCADPNLPFEP; from the coding sequence GCTCGACGCGCTCGCGCAGCGCGGCGACCCGCAGGCCTACGCTTTTCCGCGCCACCGTCCGGCCGGCGATTCGCTCGATCTCTCCTTCTCCGGCCTCAAGACTTCGGTGCGCTACTTCCTTGAGTCCGACGCGGGCCGCGACGCGCGCGCCGAGGACGTCGCCGCCTCGTTTCAAGCCGCGGTCGTCGACGTGCTAATGGCGCGGCTGCGCGCCGCATTCGAGCGCGCCTCCTACAACGCGGTCTCGCTCTCGGGAGGCGTCGCGGCCAACTCAGCGCTCCAGGCTGCGTTCACCGAGTGGAGCCGGACGAACGGCGTCCCGGCCTACGTCCCGCCGCCGAAATACTGCACCGACAACGCGGCGATGATCGCGGCGGCGGCCTACTACCAAGGCGAAGCGGCGCTAGCGGATCCGCTGACGCTCTGCGCCGACCCGAACCTCCCGTTCGAACCCTAA